From the genome of Gammaproteobacteria bacterium:
GTTGCCAATACAGATAATCGTCCCAGGCGTGTCGCGCCCACGACAGAATCATTCTTCGAGCAGCTCACGCGGAGTCGTCTGTCCGGATTCGATGTCCGCGATGGCTTCGTTCAGGCGCTGGGCATTGTGCGGGCTCGCCATCAGATACGCGGTTTCCTCGTAGGCCTGAAAGTCCTCGAGACTGATGACGACCGCCGGTTTGCCGTTTTGCCGGGTGATCAACACCGGTTTGTGATCGTCGTTGACTTTGTCGAGTGTCCGCGCCAATTGGCTGCGAAACGCCGAGTAGCTGATTGCGTCCATTGTGTTCGGCCGTGTGTTCGCGTGAAAGCTGGTGGGCATTGTACTTATTTCTGTACGCCCGTGGCCACGGGGCAGATCACGCGGCGGGGTCGATTCAAGGCGTCCGGACGCTCACGACATCGCGCGCTGAAGCGCCGTTGCCGATGACCAACAGAAATGTGCGGTATACGTCGCCACGGCGCGCGTATCGCGCTTGTCTAGAGAGCGGGCAGACTGGCGAAATCCGTCTGGTGTTGCACCAGATTCAGCGGGTAGCGGTGGCCGGCTAGGTAGTCCTCGATGGCGCGCAGCACCATCGGGCTTCGGTGGCGTTCGATCTGCTTGCGGATCTCGGCCTCGCTGAGCCACATGCTCCGCAGGATCGCCTTGTCCAGCTCGCGATCAGGGCGTTCGCTCAGCGCGCGGCCGATGAACATGAAGCGGATGAAGGTGTAGCCGAGTTCCGGCGGCTCGTACTCGTAGACGCCGAGCAGAGCGGTCAGCTCCACGTCCCAGCAGGTTTCTTCCAGGGTTTCGCGAATGGCGCCGGCAAACAGTGTCTCGCCGCGCTCCCAGTGACCGGACGGCTGATTGATCACCGGCGCGCCGTTGACACGCTCCTCGACCATCAGGAAGCGCCCGTCCTTTTCGACGAGTACGGAGACCGTGACATGCGGGGACCAACTCATGGCTTCGCGGTTCCTCGTGTGCGGAAGTGGTAGTAGCCTTGATTGTCGGGGCGGCCCAGGCCGCGCAGCAGGTTCTGCAACTGCGGCTCCGTGCCCGGCTTGGCCTTCAATTGCAGATGCAGATCGTATGCACCCTCGGCGTCAAGCGTGCCTTCGCCGGATACATCCAGCGTACCGTCCACGGTGCTGATCGCGGCGTGCTGGGTGCGGCCCTCGGTGCTCAGGATCGCGCGAAAGCTGCCCAGGGCCAGCGGCGTGCGGCCAAACTTCCATTGCAGGCTGCGCAGGTCGAGCTGGCCGTCGATCGCGGTCGGCAGGCGTCCGGCCAGGTCGAGTGCGCGCAGGTCCAGTGAGAAGCGTCCATCGATCGGCAGGTAGCCGTAGCCGGAATTGCGCAATACGTCGGGCAGGGCCGCTTCGAGTTCCAGATCGCTGACGCTCAGCGCACCGAACGGCGAAACCCGCAAATGCCCTTGGCCGTTGACATCGCCTTCGCTGCGCAGCGCAACCGAGACCTTGGCCAGCAGCAGCCACAGCGGTTGCAGGCGCCATTCCAGCGGCCCCGCCAGCGGACGGCCGCCGGCACTGACGGTGGCGACACGTCCGTGGCTGAGCGTGCCGTCGAGGCCGTCGAGTTCCACGGCGATGCCGTCGGGCTTGAACCATTGCCACAGATTCGCAGCCGGCGCCGCGCCCACCAGGGTGATCAGGAAGGCGACCAGTCCGAGCACGATCAGCCAGCGCAGCTTCATCGTGCCCGTTCCAGGGAGAGGCGGGCGTTGACCACGCCGGCGCTCTCGTTCTCGATTTCGGCGGACACCACTTCGAGCGCGTAGCGCTTCTTGAGCTCGTCGATCCAGCGCACCAGGGCGTCGAATGACACGGCTTCGAGCCAGACACGGACAGTGTCGTCGCCATCCGGCTGGATACGCGTCAGCGGTTTGCCGAGGGTGCTGTTCTTGCCGGCCTGGTCCACCACCGAGAGCAATGATTGACCGGCGCCGATGACCGTTGTGGCTCCGCTGCGTGGCGCGCCGGGGCCGGTCTGCGCACCCAGCACCTCGAGGCGCTCGGCCGTGGCTCGGGCCTGTTCGAGCCGGTCATGTGCGTTGCTATGGGCGGCCGCGAGCGGCTCCCACACAGCCAGATAGAGAATCGTCAGCAATACGACGATGCCGCCGATCAGCAGGATTCGGCGATCGCGTGATTCCAGTGCCTGATAGTGACCCAGCAGTTCGCGCAGGGATTCGTTCATGACACGGCCGTGAGCTTGAGGCGGATCTGTACGCCGGAGCTGCCAGCATTGGCCGACTCCACTTCCATCGCCACGTCGGTCTGCTGCTCGAACCAGGCCCGCAGCGTTTCCAGGGTCTGCAGATCGGTGCCGGTCATGTTCAGATACAAGGCATTGTCGCGCCACTGCAGGCCACGCAGCGACAGGCCTTTCGAGGCGTTCATGCCAGCGGCAAAGCGCTGCATCAGGAACAGCAGTCCGGTGTCGCCACCACCCTGCAGGCGTCGCAATTCCGCGGCGATCATGGAATCGAGATTGATCGCCTCGACACGGGTCTGGCCGGGAAACAGCTGGCGAAATCGTTGCAAATTCGCTTCGACCTGCGCGTCCGCGGCCGCGCCGATACGCAGCAGGTCGACGACGCCGCCGATCGCCAGGACCAGAAGGCAGGCCGCCGCCAGCACTGCCGCGCGCCGCCACGGCAGCCAGGCACGGCGCATGTCCGAGGCCGGCGCATAGTCGCCCTGCAACAGATTGATGGCATTGGCCGCTTGATGATGCCGGATCAGTGCGTCGAGGGCGGCACCGAACTCGGGAACCACGTCGACGCTGCGGCCCAAGGCCGAGAAGTCGGTCGCGACATCGCGCGGCGTGATGATCTGCAGCCCCAGAGCGCGTTCCGGGTCAGCGAGATCGAGGTAGGTCAGCAGGTCGTCGGGGCGACACACGAAGCCGCCGAAAGCGGCGCTGCGGACCGTGGCCAGTTCGGTCTCCATCAGTACGCTCCAGCGTCCGTCGCCGGGCAGCGGCAGGCATAGCGATTCCGGCAGCAGCAAATCGATGCGCGTGCCGCGCGTGCGGAACGGTTCGAGCCAGGCCCCGAGCCGGGCCTTCGACACGGCGGCCACGGGCCATTCGCCGCCGGCCAGCCTGGCGCCGAGCGCGAAATGCACTGTTTCCACATCGTCGGCGAGCTGGTCTTCCAGCGCGTAGGGAATCGCCAGCAAGGCCTTGCTGGCCTGCCGCGCGGGGACGGCGGCTTGTGACAGGCGAACGTCCGTGCCTGGCACGAACACCACGACGCGACGACCGGCGCATTCGTCGAGCACGTCGCCCAGGCGCGATACCCGGGTGCCGCCCGGCGCAGCGCCGTCCACGCGAAAAGGCGTGGCGGCATCCAACGCGGAGTCGCGCAGGCGTATGTAGAGGGTTTCGCGCAAGGCTTATTGACTATCGGTGCTGTGGCCGAGAATGATTGGAGTGCCCCCAGTCGGCCGACGGATCAGACTATAAAGAACGACGCGACCGCTGCCAATGAAGGCTGCGGCGCGGCCCTGGAAATAATTGCTGGTCACGGAAATGTAATCTCCGAGTTCGGCCGGAAACGGACTGTCGGGGCTGGCCAGATCGTCCAGGTTTTCCAGCGGTTGTTCCTCACGGGTTTCGACGAAGGATTCGAGCGTGCGGCGCTGTGCGTCGTCCTGCGCCAGCGCGCACAGCACCGCCGGCGTGGCGGTATTGACGTTGATCGTAGTTTCCTCGGGCAGGGCGGTGAGGTGCGGGCGTAACAGACGGTACAGCTCCGGCGTCATGCCCTGGACTGCGAGCAGCTCGGAAACGTCCTGCATCGGGCGATTGGCTGCGCGATAGGACGGCGTCAGGCTCAGATAGCTCAGATCTTCGCCGCCCCCCGGAAACGATTGCTCGTCGTCGGCATCGATCCAGTCCTTGATTGCATTGGCGATGCCGCCGGCGTCGAAACCCTGGACGTCCTGCATGCCGTCGATGCAGCCGCCGGTGAGGAGATTGTTCAGCTGCGTCAGATAGATCTGCTGCTTCTGGACATCGCGCACGGCCAGATTGTTGACGTTGAACAGGCCCTGGAGGTCGGTGATGCTGCCGACCAGCGTGCCGCCTTCGACCGGCAGGGGCGGCAGTTGCTGCGCCCAGATGTCAGCCAGGCTGTCGGTTTCGGTTTCCTTGGCGTCCAGTTCCAGGATCGCCGTACCCCAGGATTCCAGACCCTGTGCGTACCACCACGCGGATTCGCTCTCCAGGTAGGTTTGCGCGCGCTGTATGCCGCTGTGCGTGGACGCCAGCAAGGCGGTCGCCGCAATCGTGGCCAGCGCCACCACGAATACCGCCGTGATCAGGGCGATGCCGCGAGGCTGCCGCGCGATCGGGCGTCTCATGTCGGGGCTCCAGCATTTTGCGAGCCGGCGGCTTCCGGCGCAATGCCGCTGCCGAACAGCAGGCGGATCTCGCCGTAGTCCTCGAGTTCCAGCGTCAGTTCCACGCCGACGGGCAGGCCGACACTGCCCGGATCCTCGTCCTGCGTCGCCACGTTGCTGATGGTGGAGGCATTCGCTGGCCAGCTTTCCTGCCACTGCGCCTGGGCGTCGAGATAGCGCCAGCGCAGACTGTCCACGCCATCGAGCACTTCAACCTCGGTCGGCGTGGCGTCCTGCGATCGGTCGAGCGTGCGCCACGAATAGCGCACCAGCTTGTCCTCGCGCAGCCGGTAGCCCACGCGTTCGAGCTGCGAGCGCGGCTGCAGCAAGGGGTTCTGCCAACCGTTGTGCGTGAATTCAACGATGCCATTGACGTCGGCCATGAACGCCAGCTGGGTATCGCCGAAACCGTCGCGTATCGGGCGCCGCGCCAAGGACTGCAGGTCATTGCGCAGGCGCTGGTAGGCGCGCTGGATCGCCGCGGTCCGGTCGAGCGAGCGTTCCACGCCGACACGGCTG
Proteins encoded in this window:
- a CDS encoding type II secretion system protein N gives rise to the protein MKLRWLIVLGLVAFLITLVGAAPAANLWQWFKPDGIAVELDGLDGTLSHGRVATVSAGGRPLAGPLEWRLQPLWLLLAKVSVALRSEGDVNGQGHLRVSPFGALSVSDLELEAALPDVLRNSGYGYLPIDGRFSLDLRALDLAGRLPTAIDGQLDLRSLQWKFGRTPLALGSFRAILSTEGRTQHAAISTVDGTLDVSGEGTLDAEGAYDLHLQLKAKPGTEPQLQNLLRGLGRPDNQGYYHFRTRGTAKP
- a CDS encoding type II toxin-antitoxin system prevent-host-death family antitoxin; translated protein: MDAISYSAFRSQLARTLDKVNDDHKPVLITRQNGKPAVVISLEDFQAYEETAYLMASPHNAQRLNEAIADIESGQTTPRELLEE
- the gspK gene encoding type II secretion system minor pseudopilin GspK produces the protein MRRPIARQPRGIALITAVFVVALATIAATALLASTHSGIQRAQTYLESESAWWYAQGLESWGTAILELDAKETETDSLADIWAQQLPPLPVEGGTLVGSITDLQGLFNVNNLAVRDVQKQQIYLTQLNNLLTGGCIDGMQDVQGFDAGGIANAIKDWIDADDEQSFPGGGEDLSYLSLTPSYRAANRPMQDVSELLAVQGMTPELYRLLRPHLTALPEETTINVNTATPAVLCALAQDDAQRRTLESFVETREEQPLENLDDLASPDSPFPAELGDYISVTSNYFQGRAAAFIGSGRVVLYSLIRRPTGGTPIILGHSTDSQ
- the gspJ gene encoding type II secretion system minor pseudopilin GspJ, coding for MNAPARRNQGGFTLIEIIVVLAVFGVFSVLAYGGLKSVLDSRVGVERSLDRTAAIQRAYQRLRNDLQSLARRPIRDGFGDTQLAFMADVNGIVEFTHNGWQNPLLQPRSQLERVGYRLREDKLVRYSWRTLDRSQDATPTEVEVLDGVDSLRWRYLDAQAQWQESWPANASTISNVATQDEDPGSVGLPVGVELTLELEDYGEIRLLFGSGIAPEAAGSQNAGAPT
- a CDS encoding NUDIX hydrolase gives rise to the protein MSWSPHVTVSVLVEKDGRFLMVEERVNGAPVINQPSGHWERGETLFAGAIRETLEETCWDVELTALLGVYEYEPPELGYTFIRFMFIGRALSERPDRELDKAILRSMWLSEAEIRKQIERHRSPMVLRAIEDYLAGHRYPLNLVQHQTDFASLPAL
- a CDS encoding type II secretion system protein M; amino-acid sequence: MNESLRELLGHYQALESRDRRILLIGGIVVLLTILYLAVWEPLAAAHSNAHDRLEQARATAERLEVLGAQTGPGAPRSGATTVIGAGQSLLSVVDQAGKNSTLGKPLTRIQPDGDDTVRVWLEAVSFDALVRWIDELKKRYALEVVSAEIENESAGVVNARLSLERAR